In Amphiura filiformis chromosome 2, Afil_fr2py, whole genome shotgun sequence, one DNA window encodes the following:
- the LOC140136633 gene encoding bombesin receptor subtype-3-like codes for MQPFTAATDASDFVTISENFSTETDISLDDSYEMSDFLKNFCHLSLQNLGHCLVFFIFTVIGVIGNVTLLFAILLNKQLLSVPNIFIVNLTIADLVYMLATAPFNIRHELTACWLLGTTACKIKHYVPIVAQGACVFSLAALSRERYTAIVKGFESRHKSSRRTLLIIGICWIIGLIIGIPVLVITKTNTFGLLCQYMPIDDGFTWAKGYIIFIFLILYIFPFLVISIHYAEIARTLCKNSIAQLTDTNQAAISMIRQVQARKRLALIVIIITVFFGLFWFPYHVYHMWYMFTKNHENIRGNKIQVQFFRHFYNYMSLANSCLNPWVVFLMSSAHRSPLIKCFRRLSCTEWRSKLNRRRQPKNILSATSSGSYVASTSVSKL; via the coding sequence ATGCAGCCGTTCACAGCAGCTACGGATGCATCTGACTTTGTTACTATCTCTGAGAATTTCAGTACTGAAACGGATATATCTTTGGACGACAGTTATGAAATGAGCGATTTCTTGAAAAATTTTTGTCATCTATCGCTGCAAAACCTTGGCCACTGTCTTGTCTTCTTTATATTCACCGTCATAGGTGTCATTGGAAACGTAACTTTACTGTTCGCCATCCTGCTCAATAAGCAGCTTCTGAGCGTTCCAAATATTTTCATCGTCAACTTAACAATTGCTGATTTGGTGTATATGCTAGCCACAGCACCTTTCAACATCAGACACGAGTTAACAGCTTGCTGGTTGCTTGGGACAACCGCGTGTAAGATTAAGCACTATGTTCCTATTGTCGCTCAAGGAGCATGTGTGTTTTCACTAGCTGCCCTCAGTCGTGAGAGATACACAGCCATAGTTAAAGGTTTCGAGTCCAGACATAAAAGTTCGCGACGAACACTTTTGATAATTGGAATTTGTTGGATCATTGGACTCATAATAGGAATACCAGTATTGGTAATTACTAAAACAAATACATTTGGTTTACTCTGTCAGTATATGCCGATCGATGATGGATTTACGTGGGCCAAAGGGTACATTATCTTCATCTTTTTGATCTTGTATATTTTCCCTTTTCTTGTCATTTCGATACATTATGCTGAGATAGCCCGTACGTTGTGCAAGAATAGTATAGCGCAATTAACAGACACCAATCAGGCAGCTATCAGCATGATCCGACAAGTACAGGCAAGGAAAAGACTCGCATTGATAGTGATTATTATCACGGTATTCTTCGGCCTCTTTTGGTTTCCGTACCACGTCTACCACATGTGGTATATGTTCACCAAAAATCACGAAAACATCCGGGGGAATAAAATCCAAGTTCAATTTTTCAGACATTTCTACAACTACATGTCTCTTGCTAACTCATGTCTTAATCCCTGGGTCGTGTTCTTAATGAGTTCCGCTCACAGAAGTCCGCTGATAAAATGTTTTAGACGACTATCATGCACTGAATGGCGATCAAAGTTGAACCGACGAAGACAACCAAAGAATATTTTAAGTGCAACGTCGTCCGGGTCTTACGTTGCTTCAACGTCTGTATCGAAATTATAA